The sequence below is a genomic window from Mycobacterium sp. ITM-2016-00316.
GAGCCAGCGGTGGCACACGGTCGGGGTCGGTCGCGATCAACGCCGCCTCGCGGGCGTTCCAGGTTCCCAGCAGGTTCGCCGATGGCGCGGTGCCCATCAGGCCGGGATGCACAATGCCGGTGAACTCCACGTGCGGGATATGGCGCGAGGTGGTCTTCTGGCCGGAGAAGTCCCAGATCGCCTTGTAAGCGTCGGGGAACTGCTCGGTGAGGAAGCCGCCGCCGTTCTGGGTCGGGAAAATGCCGGTGTAACCCCAGCCCTGGCCTGCGAGCGGACCGGAATCCTCCTGCGGGATGGGACCGACATCGAGGATGTCGACGATCAGCAGGTCGCCCGGCTTGGCTCCCTCGACGGCAATCGGGCCGGAGAGCACGTGCACAGTGGTCAACGGGGCGTTGAGAATATCCTCCGCCGAGTCATCGTTGATGATGGCGCCGTCGAACCACTCCCGACAGTGCACCCGGAACGAATCCCCCTTCTTGACCGTCACTGCAGCCGGGATGTCGGGGTGCCACCGATTGTGACCGAGCTTCTCCTGATCGGTGAATTTCTTGGTGGAATCGAGCGGAAATACGATGTCGGGCATGGAAACTCCTAGCTCCTTGGCAGTTTCTGGTGTAGAGGGTTGGTGGTGACCTTTTGGCGCCGCCCTGCCGGCGCCGGTGCGCTGACCACCGCCGGTCGATCCGCGCTAGCCCTGGTCGCTTCTTGCAGAGCCATCCCGGCACCGGAGCGCGCGAGGTTGGGGGACGAGATCATTCGACGGGCTGGACCGGCACAGGTGGGGCATTCGACGAAGTCCGGGCGATCATTCATCGAATATCGCTGTGCCGTAGCGTCACAGCCAGCTTTACATCGAAACACGTAGATAACCAATAGGTTTCCTCACGGTATGGAACAGCCGTTCATTTCACACAGGCGCCACATTACCGTCGTGTTCAGGTATGGGCAGAGCAGTTGGAGATCCCCACAGTCCGAACGGAATCGGGTGTGGCTTCGTACAGGACGGAACGCGGTGCGATCGACGCGACACATCTAATGCGTTGCGTCGGTGCGGTTTAGCGGGTCCTGGACCGGAGTGCGGCGCCAGCGTCTTGGCCGGCGGTATCGCGCATGCCCATCTTCATCGCGGCCCACAACGCGATCCGGAAGTTGATCCGGTCGGTCTCCTCCAACGGGTTGGCCCCGGTCAGCTCGGCGATCTTTGCCAACCGGTTCCGCAGCGTGTTCACATGTACATACAGCTTGTTCGCTGCGGTGGCGAGGTCGAGGTCCGGCGCCAGGAACGCCTCCAGGGAAGCCACCAGGTGGGCGCTGTTGACCTTGTCGTGGTCAACCAGTGGGACAAGCAGTCTCTGCACGAAGGGAACGAGGCGGACCTTCGGAACGGCGGCCAGTAGGCCGTCCAGGGTGGCGATCTCGTCGATGTGCACCGTGCGCTGCCAGCGGGAGGCTTCCTGCAGCGCCTCCAGCGCCTCCGGGATCGCGTATGCCATCGACTGGGCGTCGGGCGCCATCGCCATGCCACAGACCAACGCAGACTCCGAAAGTTCGGCGGTCAGCGACTCGGTGTGCGGGCACAGCGCCACGATGCGCTCATCAAGCACGGCCATCGTGCCGCCGTGCCGGTCCACCAACTGATGGACATCGACATGGAGCTCCGGAGTGAAGGCGCACACCACCACCGGGGCGGCAGCCAATCCATGCTCGGCCAGCGCACTCTGCACTGGGCTGACACCCAGCGTGCCTGCGACGAACCAGCGCAGGATCGAACCCAGATCACGTTCGCGGGCACCGATCTCACGGTCGGCCACGCGCATCGATTCTGCCCAGTCGACGATCCGCCGGAACGGCACCGCGGCGTGTAGGGCCAGCAGCGGCAGATCCATGTCCTGGCAGGCGCTGTGCAGCACGGCGGGTGGTTCGTCGAACAGGTCACCGAGGCCGACCACCAGCGCGCTGACGCTTTGCGCGGCAAGGGTGGCCACGTAGCGGCGGATCTCCTCGTCAGGCCGGCCGACGACCGGCACTCCAACGCTGAGGATCAACTCCCCGCCGGACAGGTAAGGCGTGGGGTCGGCCAACTCGGTGGGGTACACATAGCGAATCAGCCGGTCTTCGTCGCGGATCGAGGTGAGTGCCTCGACTCGCAGGCTCGATTCTGCGAGTAGATCCCGCAGCCGCACGGTGCCGTCGTGCGGCGCCGAACAGGCACCGTCGACACTCTGCTCCGCAATCTGGTGCCCCGGGGTCACCGAGGCCTCACAGCGTGAGCATTCATATCCGGCGAGTTTACGGTGAGGACGGACCGTTTACAGGTCGAGGCACAGCC
It includes:
- a CDS encoding PucR family transcriptional regulator, whose product is MTPGHQIAEQSVDGACSAPHDGTVRLRDLLAESSLRVEALTSIRDEDRLIRYVYPTELADPTPYLSGGELILSVGVPVVGRPDEEIRRYVATLAAQSVSALVVGLGDLFDEPPAVLHSACQDMDLPLLALHAAVPFRRIVDWAESMRVADREIGARERDLGSILRWFVAGTLGVSPVQSALAEHGLAAAPVVVCAFTPELHVDVHQLVDRHGGTMAVLDERIVALCPHTESLTAELSESALVCGMAMAPDAQSMAYAIPEALEALQEASRWQRTVHIDEIATLDGLLAAVPKVRLVPFVQRLLVPLVDHDKVNSAHLVASLEAFLAPDLDLATAANKLYVHVNTLRNRLAKIAELTGANPLEETDRINFRIALWAAMKMGMRDTAGQDAGAALRSRTR